The Ficedula albicollis isolate OC2 chromosome 24, FicAlb1.5, whole genome shotgun sequence genome contains a region encoding:
- the C24H11orf57 gene encoding uncharacterized protein C11orf57 homolog, with the protein MWKIREWEKQTEETYWKRQSRMLSDTSSSRMRSDGFDEEGHRSWKPRNPQLLDLVEDDLLRARSWNKKLYECEANMPDRWGHSGYKELYPEEFDTDSDQKEGDEQNAVNGKKRSHPGKQTARESHKRKKTKKSHKKKQKKRSHKKRKKKKKEQERSSTDSSRGESEGSGEEAPSARKGKHKRKKKTRKVPAKEPTSSSGQESDFCHASSSSSSSSEDTESEGKKDKGPPRKRKKRHSSAPERPSEVPEKRSKRKNWKVAGDEKSEDSSDED; encoded by the exons cagtCGCATGCGCAGCGACGGCTTCGACGAGgaggggcacaggagctggaaaCCCAGGAACCCACAGCTCCTTGACCTGGTGGAAGATGATCTCCTCAGGGCCAGATCCTGGAATAAAAAGCTGTATGAATGTGAAGCCAACATGCCAGACAG GTGGGGGCACAGTGGATATAAAGAGTTGTACCCTGAAGAATTTGACACAGACAG TGATCAGAAGGAAGGAGATGAGCAAAATGCTGTCAATGGGAAGAAGAGATCCCACCCGGGGAAGCAAACGGCCCGTGAGTcccacaaaaggaaaaaaaccaagaaatcccacaagaagaagcaaaaaaagcGTTCAcacaaaaagaggaagaaaaagaaaaaggagcaggagagaagtTCCACAGATTCCTCCCGGGGGGAGAGCGAGGGCTCAGGAGAGGAGGCTCCGAGCGCCcggaaaggaaaacacaagcgcaagaaaaaaaccaggaaagtGCCTGCCAAGGAACCTACCTCTTCTTCTGGGCAGGAGAGTGACTTTTGCCATgcaagcagctccagctccagcagctctgaggacaCTGAATCCGAGGGGAAAAAGGACAAAGGGCCcccaaggaagagaaagaagcgGCACAGCTCGGCGCCGGAGAGGCCGAGCGAGGTGCCGGAGAAGAGGAGCAAGAGGAAGAACTGGAAGGTGGCGGGGGATGAGAAATCTGAGGACAGCTCTGATGAGGACTGA